A section of the Acidimicrobiales bacterium genome encodes:
- a CDS encoding dihydrofolate reductase family protein, translating into MAENEETVMAENTGRRVVAWASVSMDGCTSGPGGPAHDQWLYEHAGQEQTSAYFEGIWRRASTALLGRKNYEGFYSVWPGMTRDPSMPAQVRDLGAWIDAVEKVVFSTTLTATEWENSRLASRPLEAEVEALKEQPGRDIFVMNSASIIHQLLRADLVDDLRMAIVPSVVGGGLRLLPDGLPASKWELAETTTFAHGAVGLHYRRP; encoded by the coding sequence ATGGCTGAGAACGAGGAGACGGTGATGGCTGAGAACACGGGTCGCCGGGTCGTCGCGTGGGCCAGCGTGTCGATGGACGGGTGCACGAGCGGGCCTGGCGGCCCGGCGCACGACCAGTGGCTCTACGAGCACGCCGGGCAGGAGCAGACGTCGGCCTACTTCGAGGGCATCTGGCGACGCGCCAGCACAGCGCTGCTCGGCCGCAAGAACTACGAGGGGTTCTACTCCGTGTGGCCGGGCATGACCCGGGACCCGAGCATGCCGGCCCAGGTCCGTGACCTGGGCGCGTGGATCGACGCCGTCGAGAAGGTCGTCTTCTCCACCACGCTGACGGCCACCGAGTGGGAGAACTCCCGCCTCGCCAGCCGGCCGCTCGAGGCCGAGGTCGAGGCGCTCAAGGAGCAGCCAGGGCGGGACATCTTCGTCATGAACAGCGCCAGCATCATCCACCAGCTGCTGCGGGCCGACCTCGTCGACGACCTCCGCATGGCCATCGTGCCGTCCGTGGTGGGAGGCGGCCTTCGGCTCCTGCCCGACGGCCTCCCCGCGTCGAAATGGGAGCTGGCCGAGACC
- a CDS encoding SRPBCC domain-containing protein has product MNATPNRHQVSIEADPNLPIIRMTRDFDATPTQLMRAHTDPALFVRWVGPNGMETKVLDWDATTGGRWRYVSGGDGEEYGFHGSFHEIGEDRIVQTFTFDGQGYAKLDALAAEL; this is encoded by the coding sequence ATGAATGCCACCCCCAACCGCCATCAGGTCTCGATCGAGGCCGACCCGAACCTCCCGATCATCCGCATGACCCGTGACTTCGACGCCACACCGACGCAGCTGATGCGCGCGCACACCGACCCCGCGCTGTTCGTCCGCTGGGTCGGGCCGAACGGCATGGAGACCAAGGTCCTCGACTGGGACGCCACGACGGGCGGCCGCTGGCGCTACGTCTCCGGAGGAGACGGCGAGGAATACGGCTTCCACGGCAGCTTCCACGAGATCGGCGAGGACCGCATCGTCCAGACCTTCACGTTCGACGGTCAGGGCTACGCCAAGCTCGACGCCCTCGCCGCCGAGCTCTGA
- a CDS encoding metalloregulator ArsR/SmtB family transcription factor, translated as MADDRLSRVFAALADPTRRDMVARLAVGDATVGELAGPYDVSIQAVSKHVKVLADAGLVSQSRDAQRRPCHLEAEVFDLMTKWIERYRRQAQERYERLDAILAEMRDDEPPTHPRHPQQGAAS; from the coding sequence GTGGCCGACGACCGGCTGTCCCGAGTATTCGCCGCCCTCGCCGATCCGACGAGGCGCGACATGGTGGCCCGCCTCGCCGTGGGCGACGCCACCGTCGGGGAGCTGGCCGGGCCCTACGACGTCTCCATCCAGGCGGTGTCCAAGCACGTCAAGGTGCTCGCCGACGCCGGCCTGGTGAGTCAGAGCAGGGACGCCCAGCGGCGACCGTGCCACCTCGAAGCGGAGGTTTTCGACCTGATGACGAAGTGGATCGAGCGCTACCGCCGACAGGCCCAGGAGCGCTACGAGCGCCTCGACGCCATCCTCGCCGAGATGCGGGATGACGAACCACCAACCCACCCCCGACACCCGCAGCAAGGAGCAGCGTCATGA